Proteins co-encoded in one Dryobates pubescens isolate bDryPub1 chromosome 4, bDryPub1.pri, whole genome shotgun sequence genomic window:
- the CLEC19A gene encoding C-type lectin domain family 19 member A gives MGSGWDVCALLAAALLAAQAFPQTNIKISQAMPEPVHAYSCPLFWTEYEGHCYRYFPINKTWAEADLYCAEFSIGIRSAKLASIHSWEENVFVYDLVNSRVPGIPTDIWTGLNDLRQEGHFEWTDGSSYDYHYWDGSQPDDGIHSIPEEEDCVQIWYRRSSALRSWNDNACGRAFPFVCKIPSLALD, from the exons ATGGGCAGCGGCTGGGACGTGTGCGCGCTGCTCGCCGCCGCGCTGCTCGCAGCCCAGGCTTTCCCCCAGACAAACATAAAGATCAGCCAAG ccatgcCAGAGCCTGTCCACGCCTACTCCTGCCCACTCTTCTGGACTGAGTACGAGGGGCATTGCTACCGGTACTTCCCCATCAACAAAACCTGGGCTGAAGCGGACCTCTATTGTGCCGAGTTCTCCATTGGCATCAGATCAGCCAAGCTGGCTTCCatccacag CTGGGAAGAAAATGTCTTCGTGTATGACCTGGTGAACAGCCGTGTGCCTGGCATCCCCACCGACATCTGGACAGGGCTCAACGACCTGCGGCAG GAGGGTCACTTCGAGTGGACGGATGGCTCCTCCTACGACTACCACTACTGGGATGGCAGCCAGCCCGACGACGGGATTCACTCGATCCCCGAGGAGGAGGACTGCGTGCAGATCTGGTACAGGCGCAGCAGCG CGCTGCGCTCCTGGAATGACAACGCCTGTGGCAGAGCCTTCCCCTTCGTCTGCAAGATCCCCTCGCTGGCCCTGGACtga